In Dioscorea cayenensis subsp. rotundata cultivar TDr96_F1 chromosome 9, TDr96_F1_v2_PseudoChromosome.rev07_lg8_w22 25.fasta, whole genome shotgun sequence, a genomic segment contains:
- the LOC120269345 gene encoding heptahelical transmembrane protein 4-like, with amino-acid sequence MGKTCSFQCKEAAKCELELVGFESLPTFLKDNEFILNYYRSQWPWKQTILSIFSIHNETLNIWTHLIGFIIFLTLTLCTMHAFAPLAFSQNSDKVIIMSLNATSATVFRAQVPANQTNIINILSIMKDDDVLESTTTRWPFYAYLFGAMFCLLTSSVCHLLSCHSEHCAYTMLRLDYAGISTLIVTSFYPLVYYTFMCDPFVRNLYIGFITVFGVAAILASLVPVFQTPEFRSVRALLFFCMGVSGLVPIIHKLMVFNEEPVAVMTAMYELVMGGFYGLGVVVYATRMPERWMPGKFDLVGHSHQLFHVLVIAGAYTHYLASVMYLNWREMDQCYLL; translated from the exons ATGGGAAAGACATGCTCTTTTCAGTGCAAAGAGGCTGCAAAGTGTGAGCTTGAGCTTGTGGGATTTGAATCTCTCCCAACTTTCCTCAAAGACAATGAGTTCATCTTGAACTACTACCGTTCTCAATGGCCATGGAAGCAAACCATTCTCAGCATCTTCTCAATTCACAATGAAACACTCAACATCTGGAC GCATTTGATAGgattcatcatcttcctcacTCTCACCTTATGCACCATGCATGCCTTTGCTCCCTTAGCCTTCAGTCAGAACTCAGACAAAGTCATAATCATGTCCTTGAATGCTACTTCTGCCACAGTATTCAGAGCTCAAGTTCCAGCCAACCAAACCAACATCATTAATATCCtg AGTATTATGAAAGATGATGATGTGCTTGAGAGTACGACTACACGTTGGCCATTCTATGCATACTTGTTTGGAGccatgttttgcttgttaaCAAGCAGTGTGTGCCACCTTCTATCATGCCACTCGGAGCACTGTGCATACACCATGCTCAGACTGGACTACGCTGGAATCTCAACCTTAATTGTCACCTCTTTCTACCCTCTTGTTTACTACACCTTCATGTGTGACCCCTTTGTCCGAAACCTCTACATCGGCTTCATTACAGTCTTCGGTGTTGCCGCTATTTTGGCTTCGCTTGTGCCAGTGTTTCAGACGCCGGAGTTTAGGTCTGTACGTGCATTGCTCTTCTTCTGCATGGGTGTATCAGGTCTTGTGCCTATCATACACAAGCTAATGGTTTTCAACGAGGAACCGGTGGCAGTGATGACGGCAATGTATGAGCTTGTGATGGGTGGTTTCTATGGGCTTGGAGTGGTTGTTTATGCAACGAGGATGCCAGAAAGGTGGATGCCGGGGAAGTTTGATCTTGTAGGACATAGCCATCAGCTCTTCCATGTTCTTGTTATTGCTGGAGCTTACACACACTATCTTGCAAGTGTGATGTACTTGAATTGGAGAGAAATGGACCAGTGTTATTTGCTTTag
- the LOC120269335 gene encoding heptahelical transmembrane protein 4-like gives MGKTCSFQCKEAAKCELELVGFESLPTFLKDNEFILNYYRSQWPWKQTILSIFSIHNETLNIWTHLIGFIIFLTLTLCTMHAFAPLAFSQNSDKVIIMSLNATSATVFRAQVPANQTNIINILSIMKDDDVLESTTTRWPFYAYLFGAMFCLLTSSVCHLLSCHSEHCAYTMLRLDYAGISTLIVTSFYPLVYYTFMCDPFVRNLYIGFITVFGVAAILASLVPVFQTPEFRSVRALLFFCMGVSGLVPIIHKLMVFNEEPVAVMTAMYELVMGGFYGLGVVVYATRMPERWMPGKFDLVGHSHQLFHVLVIAGAYTHYLASVMYLNWREMDQCYLL, from the exons ATGGGAAAGACATGCTCTTTTCAGTGCAAAGAGGCTGCAAAGTGTGAGCTTGAGCTTGTGGGATTTGAATCTCTCCCAACTTTCCTCAAAGACAATGAGTTCATCTTGAACTACTACCGTTCTCAATGGCCATGGAAGCAAACCATTCTCAGCATCTTCTCAATTCACAATGAAACACTCAACATCTGGAC GCATTTGATAGgattcatcatcttcctcacTCTCACCTTATGCACCATGCATGCCTTTGCTCCCTTAGCCTTCAGTCAGAACTCAGACAAAGTCATAATCATGTCCTTGAATGCTACTTCTGCCACAGTATTCAGAGCTCAAGTTCCAGCCAACCAAACCAACATCATTAATATCCtg AGTATTATGAAAGATGATGATGTGCTTGAGAGTACGACTACACGTTGGCCATTCTATGCATACTTGTTTGGAGccatgttttgcttgttaaCAAGCAGTGTGTGCCACCTTCTATCATGCCACTCGGAGCACTGTGCATACACCATGCTCAGACTGGACTACGCTGGAATCTCAACCTTAATTGTCACCTCTTTCTACCCTCTTGTTTACTACACCTTCATGTGTGACCCCTTTGTCCGAAACCTCTACATCGGCTTCATTACAGTCTTCGGTGTTGCCGCTATTTTGGCTTCGCTTGTGCCAGTGTTTCAGACGCCGGAGTTTAGGTCTGTACGTGCATTGCTCTTCTTCTGCATGGGTGTATCAGGTCTTGTGCCTATCATACACAAGCTGATGGTTTTCAACGAGGAACCGGTGGCAGTGATGACGGCAATGTATGAGCTTGTGATGGGTGGTTTCTATGGGCTTGGAGTGGTTGTTTATGCAACGAGGATGCCAGAAAGGTGGATGCCGGGGAAGTTCGATCTTGTAGGACATAGCCATCAGCTCTTCCATGTTCTTGTTATTGCTGGAGCTTACACACACTATCTTGCAAGTGTGATGTACTTGAATTGGAGAGAAATGGACCAGTGTTATTTGCTTTAG